Below is a genomic region from Granulicella sp. L56.
TCTCGTTGATCGAGATGCTCAACGCGGCCCATCATCGCCTCCCCGTCGACACCCACGAGGCCCAGTCTTTCCTCGGCCTCCTCCTCGCACTGGCCTTCCTCTTCATCAGCGCACGATACAAAACCGTCTCGCTCGGCATCTTCATCCTGCCTATTTGCTTCCTGCTCGGCCTCATCCCCGCGTTCCATCCCGGCGAAGAGGCAACCTACTTCCCTCACCTGCACACCGGCTGGATCTTCCTCCACGTAGCGCTCCTCCTCGCCGCCTATGCAGCCTTATTTCTCTCTCTGCTCGCCTCGCTGCTGTATCTGGTGCAGGAGCGCCGTCTCAAGCAGAAGTCTCCCGCATTTAAGTGGCTTCCGCCGCTCGAGACCACTGACCAGATCGCCCTTAAGACGCTCCTCTTCGGCCTGCCCTGCATGACCGCAGGTCTGCTGATCGGCTCCGTCATCGCCCAGCAGACAATAGGCTCCTCTTACTTCCTTGACCCCAAAGTCCTGCTCTCCTTCGCCATGTGGCTGGCCTACGTCGGCATGATCTTCATCCGCCGCCACAGCGGCCTGCGCGGACGCCGCGCCGTCTATCTCTCCAGCTTCGTCTTCCTGGTCGTCCTCGCCGTCTGGGCCGCCAACCAACTTTCGGCCGTCCACAGGTTCACCGCGCCATGACGAAAAACCTCTCAGCGCCGGGCTCACCCGTTGTCATCCTCCTCGGCATCAACCACAACACCGCGCCCATCGAGGTACGCGAGCGCCTCGCCATCGCTCCCTCGCGCCTCGCCGACGCCACCCGCGCCCTAGCGCATCAGCCGGGCATTCGCGAAGCCATCATTCTCTCCACCTGCAACCGCGTCGAGCTGCTCACCGTGCAGGACGCCGCGCACTCCGAGAATCCCGGCACACTCAACTTCCTCTACGAGTACCTCAACATTCCCGCAAGCGATCTCCAGCCGCATCTCTACGAGTTCCGCGAGCGCGAGGCCGTCCGCCATCTCTTCCGCGTGGCCAGTTCGCTCGACAGCATGGTCGTAGGCGAACCCCAGATTCTCGGCCAGGTCAAAGAGGCCTACACCACAGGCCGCGAAGTCGGCGCGGTCGCCACCACGCTCGAAGGCCTGCTCCAGCGCGCCTTCACCGTAGCCAAGCGCGTCCGCACCGACACCCAGATCGGCTCCAGCTCCGTCTCCATCGCCTCGGTGGCTGTAGATCTCGCGCGCAAGATCTTCGATTCCCTCGAAGGCAAAACCGTCCTTCTCGTAGGAGCCGGAAAGATGTCCGAGCTTGCCGCACGCCACCTCATCCAGCAGGGCGCGGCCTCCATCCTCGTCGCCAACCGCACGCAATCAAGGGCCGAGCAGATCGCCAAAGAGTTCAACGGCCAGATCATCCCCTTCGATCAGCTCTACGAGCAGGCTGACCGCGCCGACATCGTCATCACCTCCACCGGCGCGCCGCAAAAAATCTTCAGCCGCTCGCACGGCCAGCAATTCCTGCACCGCCGCCGCAACCGCCCCATGTTCTTCATCGACATCGCCGTCCCCCGCGACGTCGATCCCGGCATGAACGAGGTCGAAGGCTGCTTCGTCTACGATATCGACGACCTGCAGCAGGTCGCACAGGCCAACCTCGCCGACCGCAGCCGCGAAGCCGAAGCCGCCGAAGCCATCGTCACCCGCGAGGTCGACAAATACCTCCAGCGGCTGCAAACCCTCAACGCCGTACCCGCCATTCAGTCGTTGCAGCAATACGCCGAGGCCATCCGGCAGGCCGAACTCCGCCGCTCGCAATCCAAGCTCGCCGGCCTCACTCCCGAGCAGCGCGAGGCGGTCGATGTGCTGACCCGCTCCCTCACGGCAAAGTTCCTCCACCACCCGCTGACCGGCATCCGTCAGGCCGCGCAACAAGGTGACTCCCAAACACTCGCCGACCTCCAGCGCCTCTACACGGGCCAGTCCGACCAAAAATCCGATCCACCCACCGACGAAGATTGAGAAATCTGACAAGTCTCCACCCCCGGTTGCATTTGAATATTCTTCTAGGTACGCCAAGGCTTCAGCTTTGGCCCTCTAAATGCTGCCCTAAAAATGGGCTTCAGTCCCTGGGGTATGTTCTCCTTCTGCTGTGGAGACGGCCAATATAGTTGCGACGATGCCATAACAACCCGCAATCATAAAAATAGTTGCGTTCGATTAGCGCGCTATCTCCAGCTATTTCAATAGCTTCGCCAGCCTCCCTTTGTGACCTTTCGGTCATTGCCGCATCTAAATTGCTAGAGGTTGTAACAATGTCTATCCCAAAGTTCAAAGCGCTCTTGGTTTTCTCCCTGGCGACTCTGGCCGCTCCCGCCTTCGGGCAGAACGCGAACCCAGCCAGCCCAGGCACTCTTAATTACGTGGAAGGACAGGCCTCGATAGAAGGCCGCCAACTCTCCCGCCGCTCCGTAGGCCGCACCGAGATGCAGCCCGGCCAGGTCATCGCCACGGCCAACGGCAAAGCAGAGATCTTGCTCACTCCCGGCATATTTCTCCGCCTCGGAGACGACAGCACCGTACAGATGGTCTCGCCCGACCTGACCCACACCGAGGTCAGGCTCGAACGCGGCAACGCCAGCGTCGAAGTCGACCAGATCTACAAGCAGAACACCGTCCTCATCGACCTCCCCAATGGCCAGACCCAGCTGCTTCAGCATGGCCTCTATGGCTTCGACGCCAATAACTCGACCGTCCGCGTCTTCGATGGCAAGGCTGCGGTCTACCCCGGACAGAACTTGCAGAGCAACATCAAGCCGGTTGAAGTCAAAGGTGGGCATCAACTGGTCCTGAACGGCGAAGCCATCAAACCGCAGCGCTTCAATAAGGACCAGGCCAAGAACGACGATCTCTATAAATGGAGCAGCCTTCGTTCGGCCTACCTGGGCGACGCCAACATCGACCTTGCCTCCCAATATGCCGGATACGGCGGCTTCACTCCCGGCTGGTACTGGGCAGGCGGTCCTTTCGGCTACACCTGGCTGCCAGGCGGCGACGGGCTCTTCTGGAACCCCTTCGGCTATGGCTTCTACTCGCCCTACTACATCTATGGCGGCGGCATCGTCTATCGCCGTCCGGGCGGGTATGGCTATCGTGGAGGCTACGGATATGGCGGCCATCCTGGCCCTGCCCGGGGCAGTAACGGCCACGTCGTCGCGCACCCCGGAGGCTATCAAGGCAACGGCGGCGGCTTCCACGGCAACGGCGGTGGCGGCTTCCACGGAGGAGGCGGTGGGGGCGGTGGCTCCCATGGCGGTGGTGGCGGTGGTCACCGCTAGATCAGATCCCTGACGCTTTAGAGGGGTACCCCAAGAGTGAGGTACCCCTCAAGCTTGTCATTCTGAGCGCAGCGAAGAACCCCCGCATTTTGTCGTTGCTGTTGCTTGTACTTCCTGTCCTCTCCCTCTAAGCCGAATCCGCACTAATCCAAAAAATGAAACTGCTGGCTGGGTTCACTCAGCCGGCAGTTTTTTTGCTCCGGATCGTCTCGAACATAAGGATGGCAAAACTTGACAAACGCCGCTCTCCCCGAGCGCCCTCCAGCGCCGCACGAGGGTTGACTTCCGTACCGAAGTCCAGACTTTGCTCTTTGTTTTGAAGACTTTGGGACTTAAGTACAGGGGAGGGGGAGGTACCCACCCTTAACCAAAATGCAGTTGCTCGCCTACAATCAGAACAAACCTATGAGCAGTGAATTTAATCACCCAAAGAACCCTATTCGCATCGGTTCACGAGGCTCCCAGCTTGCACTCTGGCAAGCCAATCACATTCTCTACGCCCTGCGCGATGCTGGTTACCACGTCGAGCTTGAGGTCATTCGCACCACTGGCGATCGTATGCAGCAGCCAGGCTTTGTCGTACCCGCGAACCTCGACGGCAAAGGCATCTTCATCAAGGAGATCGAGGAAGCGCTCGAAGAAGGCAGCATCGACCTCGCCGTCCACAGCCTCAAAGACTTGCCCACGCAACTCGCGCCGCAGTTCACCCTCGCCGCCATTCCCAAGCGCGCCGACGCTCGCGACGTCTGGGTCTGCGAGCCGTACTGGTCGCTCAACACACTGCCGATGGGCGGAAGAATTGGCACAACCAGCCCTCGCCGTCGCGCCCAACTGCTGGCGCTGCGCCCGGATGTAGAGTTCGTCGACATTCGCGGCAACATCGACACTCGCCTCAAGAAGCTCGCTGCCGGGCAATGCGACGCTCTGGTTCTGGCCGCCGCAGGTCTCGACCGCCTCAAGCGCGCCGAATGGGTTCATCACCGCTTCTCGCCGGAAGAGCTTTGTCCCGCGCCGGGACAAGGCGCGCTGGCCATCGAAACCCGTAGCACTGAGCACCTCATCGACGAGGGCCGCGACGCTTATATTCGCCAGGCGGTCGCCTTCTTCAACCACCCCGAAACACGCTTCTGTGTCGAAGCCGAACGCGTCGCACTTGACGCTCTCGGAGGAGGCTGTTCGATTCCCATCGGCGTTCACTGCCTGCCCGAGTTTGAGAAGTGGCGCATGTTCGCCCAGGTGCTGGCTCCCGATGGCGAGGCCATGATCCAGATCGACACGTCTACCCCGCTCGATACCACGCCGGAGTGTTTCGGCCAATGGGTCGCGGCTGATCTGAAGTCGAAAGGCGCTCTCGACCTGCTGGCAGCGACTTTGTAATGTGGCTGGAGTTCATTACAAAAAGTATTTCAACCTTGCATTTCTCTCCTTGAGGGCAGTAAAAACAAGGGGCACCTCCTACAGGAGAATCCATGCCCCGAGTCAGCGCTTCAAGTTTGTCCCTCGTCATTCTTCTTGTCATCGCGACCATTGCCCAGACCGCGCCGGGCCAGTCCTTCCCGCTGGCTCCGCCAGCGGGCCCGCAGATCTATCCTCATCCGTTTGAAGACAGCGATGCAGGCTTTAAGCCAATCTTCGACGGCGAGACCTTGCACAACTGGGACGGCGACCCAAAGTACTGGCACGTCGAAGATCATGAGCTCATCGGCATCATCACGCCGGAGACCCTGTTGAAGCAGAACAGCTTCATCATCTGGCGCGGCGGAACCCCTGCAAACTTCGAGCTCAAGGCCGAGTTCCGCATCACCGATCACGGCAATAGCGGCATCAACTATCGCAGCGTACAGATTCCCGGTACCAAGTGGCTGCTCCGTGGCTATCAGGCGGACATTGACGGCGAAAACAAATATACCGGGCAGAACTATGAGGAGCGCGGCCGCACGTTTCTTGCCATGCGCGGAACCATTACTCACGTCGTCACCGGCAAAGGAGCGACGGTCATCGGCAGCCTTGGCGACGCCGATGAACTGAAGGCCTTCATCAAGCCAAACGATTGGAACCAGTATCACTTGATCGTTCGCGGTAACGTGCTGATCCATATTCTTAACGGTCACGTCATGAGCGAAGTCATTGATGACGATGAGCCTAACCGCAAGTTCAAAGGACTGATCGGGGTGCAGGTCCATGTCGGTCCGCCCATGAAGGTCGAGTACCGCAACATCCTGTTTAAAACCCTTCCCTGACCTTTCAAGGGCAGCTCTCGCTTATATTGCAAGATCTTGCAGCCTTAATGGCAGAGCCGTGTGAAATTGTCACAACGTTTTGCCATTGGCGATGTTGTAGCATCAGACAGCAGGTGCGGACGAGTACATCAGGCACCTAAAGGAAAGATTTCAAATGAGTGAGATACATGGTTTGGCTGTGCACGCGGCCGGTGCGCATTTGCTGCCCTATAAGTACGATCCCGGTGAGTTGCAGGCGAATGAAGTCGAGATCAAGATCTCGCATTGTGGGGTGTGCCACAGCGACATTCACCTGATCGACAACGACTGGGGATTCAGCAAATATCCCTTTATCCCAGGCCACGAGATCGTTGGAGCGGTCGTGGCGGTGGGCAGTGGAGTGGGGGACCGAAAGATTGGCGACCGGGTAGGCGTGGGCTGGCAGGCGGATAGCTGCGGGGTGTGCGAGTGGTGCCGTCAGGGAGATGAGCACCTTTGCGCGAAGTCACAGCCGACCTGCGTTGGGCGGAATGGCGGATATGCGGACAGGATTCGCGTCAATTCTCGCTTTGCGATTCCGGTGCCGGCAGTGCTTGAGAGTGAAAATGTGGCTCCATTGCTTTGCGCTGGAATTACGGTCTACAGCCCGTTGCGCAATCATGGAATCCGTCCGTCTTCGCGCGTGGGCATCATCGGAATCGGCGGCCTGGGGCATCTCGGGATTCAGTTTGCCAAGGCGTTTGGCGCAGAGGTGACGGCGTTTTCTACCTCGAAAGACAAAGAAGCCGAGGCGTTAAAGCTTGGAGCACATCACTTTCTGAATACGCAGGACACGGGAGCACTGAAGAAAGTCGCAGGCTCATTTGACTTTCTGCTTTCGACCGTGAGCGCGGACCAGGACTGGCAGGGGTATATAAATGCGCTCCGCCCCAAGGGAATGCTTTGCGTGGTGGGCGTTCCTCCCTCGCCGATACAGATTCAGGCATTTTCGCTGTTGGGGGCGCAGAGAGCAATTTCGGGCAGCCCGACCGGCAGCCCGCGCGATCTTCACGAGATGCTGGATGTTGCCGCGCGGCATGGCGTGAAGGCTATTACAGAGCGATTTGCGATGAGCAAGGCGAATGACGCTGTGGCTAAAGTGAAGAAGAACCAGGTGCGGTATCGGGCGGTTCTGGCCAACTAGCGTGGCCATTGTGAGATGAGAGATAGGCGGGAGCTTCGGCTTTCGCCTTTCTCTTTGGAGAATTGATGACAGAAGAGAAGCGCAGGTTCGCAAGATATAGCCCTGATTTTTTGCTGCTAGTGGTGGACCTTCTGGGAACCTACGTGTTCGCGGTGGAAGGAGCCATGGCGGCGATCCGGGCGAACCTCGACCTTCTGGGGCTATTGGTTCTATCGTTCGCAACGGCGCTGGGCGGCGGAATTATCCGAGATATGCTGATCGGCGCGGTACCGCCCAACAGCATTCGCGACTGGCGTTATGGCGCGACGGCGTTTGCCGGTGGCGGCACGGTCTTCTTCTTCTACGAGTTTTTCCGGAGTGTGCCGCAGCCGTTGATGATCACGCTGGATGCCGCAGGACTGGCGCTGTTCGCAGTGGCTGGCGCGGACAAGGCGCTTGAGTTTGGCATCAATCCTCTCATTGCTGTGCTGATGGGAGGCCTGACCGGCGTGGGCGGCGGCACGGTGCGGGACATCCTGCTGGCGCAGGTTCCGGCGGTGTTGCGGACGGATGTATATGCCTCCGCGGCGTTGGCTGGTGCAGCGGCTGTGGTGATGGGAGTAAGAATGAAGATGCCTCGTGGTCTGGCGATGAGCCTGGGAGCAGGGGTATGTTTTACGCTGCGCATGGTTGCGGTGTGGCAGCACTGGAACCTGCCCAGGGTGATGGTGCATTAAAGCGTGGAATCGTCGCCGGATAGTAAGCTGAGGTTCGATGCGATTTGAATTCTTTATTGCGATGCGGTATCTGCGGGCCAAGCGGCGACAGGCTGTTGTGGGCGTCATCACTGCGATCTCAGTGATCGGCGTCGCGGCTGGGGTGGCTTCGCTGATTATTGCACTCGCGATTACAAATGGGATGCAACGAGACCTGCAGGCGCGGCTGGTGGGCTCGACCTCACATGTGGACCTGATGCGGGTGAAAGCTGATGGCATTCAGAATTGGAGGCCATTGCTGGAGAAGCTGCGGAAGCTGCCGCATGTGACGGCTGCTGCGCCGGGGCTGTATGGGCAGGTGCTGATCTCGCGAGGTGCTCGGAGCGGGGGGGCTTTGATCAAGGGAGTGATTCCTGCGGATGAACGCAAGGTTGGGGATTTATTGCAATCGGTGGCAGAGGGATCGGCTAAGGATTTGGAGCCGGTTGAAGCTACGGAAACTCACGTCCCAGAATCGGGACGTGGGGCACCCAGTTCTGTGGCGGTGCAAGCGATTCCGCCGATTGTGATTGGGAAGGATTTGGCCGAGACGGTTGGCGCGAGTGTCGGAGACGATGTGCTGGTGACGAGCCCACAGGGAGAACTGACGCCGTTGGGGCTGGTGCCGCGCTATCAACGGTTTCAGGTGGTGGGGATCTTCAAGTCGGGGTTCTATCAATACGACATTGGCTATACATTTGTGCGGTTGGCGGATGCGCAGAAGCTTTTCAGCGAACCGGATTTGATCTCGGTGATCAGCTTCAAGGTGGATGATCTTTATCATGCCGACAGGATCGGCAAAGAAATTGAGAAGGCGGCGGGACAGGGATTTGAGACCACGAACTGGATGGAGCTGAATCGCGAACTGTTCCGCGCGCTGAAGCTGGAGCAGTATGTGACGTTCATTGTGCTGGCGCTGATCGTGTGCGTGGCCGCGCTGAATATTCTGATTGCGCTGACCATGATGGTGATGGAGAAGACCAAGGACATTGCCGTGCTGATGAGCTTCGGCGTGCGCGCAGAGCAGGTGCGGCGAATCTTTTTGCTGCAGGGATTGTTGATTTCAGTCATCGGTACAGTCATTGGGTTGGTGTTGGGATATGGCTTGAGTTGGCTGGGTAGCCATTACCACTTGCCTCTCGATGCGTCGGTTTATTCGATCGACTATCTGCCGTTCGCTCCGAGGATCCGGGATGCAGTGGTTG
It encodes:
- the ccsA gene encoding cytochrome c biogenesis protein CcsA, with product MSLLWLRVAVLLYAFASLAVLPAALYDRPRWRHIAIPATTAAIFFHFVSLIEMLNAAHHRLPVDTHEAQSFLGLLLALAFLFISARYKTVSLGIFILPICFLLGLIPAFHPGEEATYFPHLHTGWIFLHVALLLAAYAALFLSLLASLLYLVQERRLKQKSPAFKWLPPLETTDQIALKTLLFGLPCMTAGLLIGSVIAQQTIGSSYFLDPKVLLSFAMWLAYVGMIFIRRHSGLRGRRAVYLSSFVFLVVLAVWAANQLSAVHRFTAP
- a CDS encoding DUF1080 domain-containing protein — protein: MPRVSASSLSLVILLVIATIAQTAPGQSFPLAPPAGPQIYPHPFEDSDAGFKPIFDGETLHNWDGDPKYWHVEDHELIGIITPETLLKQNSFIIWRGGTPANFELKAEFRITDHGNSGINYRSVQIPGTKWLLRGYQADIDGENKYTGQNYEERGRTFLAMRGTITHVVTGKGATVIGSLGDADELKAFIKPNDWNQYHLIVRGNVLIHILNGHVMSEVIDDDEPNRKFKGLIGVQVHVGPPMKVEYRNILFKTLP
- a CDS encoding ABC transporter permease, with protein sequence MRFEFFIAMRYLRAKRRQAVVGVITAISVIGVAAGVASLIIALAITNGMQRDLQARLVGSTSHVDLMRVKADGIQNWRPLLEKLRKLPHVTAAAPGLYGQVLISRGARSGGALIKGVIPADERKVGDLLQSVAEGSAKDLEPVEATETHVPESGRGAPSSVAVQAIPPIVIGKDLAETVGASVGDDVLVTSPQGELTPLGLVPRYQRFQVVGIFKSGFYQYDIGYTFVRLADAQKLFSEPDLISVISFKVDDLYHADRIGKEIEKAAGQGFETTNWMELNRELFRALKLEQYVTFIVLALIVCVAALNILIALTMMVMEKTKDIAVLMSFGVRAEQVRRIFLLQGLLISVIGTVIGLVLGYGLSWLGSHYHLPLDASVYSIDYLPFAPRIRDAVVVASVSLGVSLIATLYPSRSAARVLPAEALRYE
- the hemA gene encoding glutamyl-tRNA reductase — its product is MTKNLSAPGSPVVILLGINHNTAPIEVRERLAIAPSRLADATRALAHQPGIREAIILSTCNRVELLTVQDAAHSENPGTLNFLYEYLNIPASDLQPHLYEFREREAVRHLFRVASSLDSMVVGEPQILGQVKEAYTTGREVGAVATTLEGLLQRAFTVAKRVRTDTQIGSSSVSIASVAVDLARKIFDSLEGKTVLLVGAGKMSELAARHLIQQGAASILVANRTQSRAEQIAKEFNGQIIPFDQLYEQADRADIVITSTGAPQKIFSRSHGQQFLHRRRNRPMFFIDIAVPRDVDPGMNEVEGCFVYDIDDLQQVAQANLADRSREAEAAEAIVTREVDKYLQRLQTLNAVPAIQSLQQYAEAIRQAELRRSQSKLAGLTPEQREAVDVLTRSLTAKFLHHPLTGIRQAAQQGDSQTLADLQRLYTGQSDQKSDPPTDED
- a CDS encoding FecR domain-containing protein, producing the protein MSIPKFKALLVFSLATLAAPAFGQNANPASPGTLNYVEGQASIEGRQLSRRSVGRTEMQPGQVIATANGKAEILLTPGIFLRLGDDSTVQMVSPDLTHTEVRLERGNASVEVDQIYKQNTVLIDLPNGQTQLLQHGLYGFDANNSTVRVFDGKAAVYPGQNLQSNIKPVEVKGGHQLVLNGEAIKPQRFNKDQAKNDDLYKWSSLRSAYLGDANIDLASQYAGYGGFTPGWYWAGGPFGYTWLPGGDGLFWNPFGYGFYSPYYIYGGGIVYRRPGGYGYRGGYGYGGHPGPARGSNGHVVAHPGGYQGNGGGFHGNGGGGFHGGGGGGGGSHGGGGGGHR
- the hemC gene encoding hydroxymethylbilane synthase; the encoded protein is MSSEFNHPKNPIRIGSRGSQLALWQANHILYALRDAGYHVELEVIRTTGDRMQQPGFVVPANLDGKGIFIKEIEEALEEGSIDLAVHSLKDLPTQLAPQFTLAAIPKRADARDVWVCEPYWSLNTLPMGGRIGTTSPRRRAQLLALRPDVEFVDIRGNIDTRLKKLAAGQCDALVLAAAGLDRLKRAEWVHHRFSPEELCPAPGQGALAIETRSTEHLIDEGRDAYIRQAVAFFNHPETRFCVEAERVALDALGGGCSIPIGVHCLPEFEKWRMFAQVLAPDGEAMIQIDTSTPLDTTPECFGQWVAADLKSKGALDLLAATL
- a CDS encoding NAD(P)-dependent alcohol dehydrogenase, with amino-acid sequence MSEIHGLAVHAAGAHLLPYKYDPGELQANEVEIKISHCGVCHSDIHLIDNDWGFSKYPFIPGHEIVGAVVAVGSGVGDRKIGDRVGVGWQADSCGVCEWCRQGDEHLCAKSQPTCVGRNGGYADRIRVNSRFAIPVPAVLESENVAPLLCAGITVYSPLRNHGIRPSSRVGIIGIGGLGHLGIQFAKAFGAEVTAFSTSKDKEAEALKLGAHHFLNTQDTGALKKVAGSFDFLLSTVSADQDWQGYINALRPKGMLCVVGVPPSPIQIQAFSLLGAQRAISGSPTGSPRDLHEMLDVAARHGVKAITERFAMSKANDAVAKVKKNQVRYRAVLAN
- a CDS encoding trimeric intracellular cation channel family protein, encoding MTEEKRRFARYSPDFLLLVVDLLGTYVFAVEGAMAAIRANLDLLGLLVLSFATALGGGIIRDMLIGAVPPNSIRDWRYGATAFAGGGTVFFFYEFFRSVPQPLMITLDAAGLALFAVAGADKALEFGINPLIAVLMGGLTGVGGGTVRDILLAQVPAVLRTDVYASAALAGAAAVVMGVRMKMPRGLAMSLGAGVCFTLRMVAVWQHWNLPRVMVH